The genomic interval TGGTCTactctacaatagattcgtgtgcTTGCGAGTTTAATCAAATTTGCACAATAGCCATCACAAGTTCCATCTTTAAGTGGAACTAGGTACTTTGTATCCTTTATAGATGACTTCTCAAGGAAGGTCTagatttttgtattaaaacacaaaaatgaGGCATTAGAAAAGTTTAAAGAATGGATAACTCTGATGATGAACCAAACTGATAGGAAAATAAAGAGGCTAAGGACAGATAATGGCCTCGAATATTGTAGTGGAGAGTTTGAAGTTATTTGCAAATCAAAAGGCATAGCAAGGCATAGAACTGTAACATatactccacaacaaaatgggcTAGCAAAGAGAATAAACAGAACCCTAATAGAAAGGGCTAGATATATGCTGCTGAATGCAGGTTTATCTAAAGGCTTTTGGGCCGAGGCAGTCACAATAGCTGCCTACTTGATAAACAGAAGTCCATCTTCAATCTTAGGCTTCAAGACACAATAGAAGATTTGGTCAGGGAAGCCACCAGACTTGAGTAACCTGAGAATTTTTGGGTGCCCAGCATATGCTCATGTAAAACAAGGCAAGCTTGAACCAAGGGCTATCAAATGGTATTTTTTGGAATATCCAGAGGGCACTAAAGGATACAAGATATGGACTCTCAATGGAAAACCTTCTAGAATACTCATCAGCAGGGATGTTACCTTTGATGAAAAGTTAATGCTTCAGTTAAAGGTAGAAACTGAAATTGAGGCTACAGAATCAGAGAGAGCAAAAAGTGCTAGACACAAAGTGGAGCACTCTGATAATTATAAGACTACTGAAGAGTCAGCAGAACAATCTAAAGAAAGGAAGAAATCTCCAGAATTAGAAACATACCAACTTGCAAGGGATAGAGAAAAGAGCTATCAAAATGCCAAGGAAATATGGCATAGTTAATCTTATTTCCTATTCACTAACTGTTGCTGATGTAGTAAATGGTGAAGAGCCCTTGAGCTTTAGAGAAGCAATGAGCTGTGGTGATAAGATGAAGTAGTATGCTGCAATGCAGGATAAAATAACCTCACTAAAGAAGAACAACACCTGGATCTTAGTTGAAAAACCTCCTAACAAGAAACTTGTTGGCAGTAagtggattttcaaattcaaggTCGGAGCTTCTGAGAAAGAACTACCAAGGCACAAGGCCAGACTTGTGGCAAACGGATTTACACAAAGAGAAGGAGTTGACTTCAATGAAGTGTTCTCACATGTAGTTAAATACAACTCTATTAGGCTGTTGTTGACCCTCTCTGCATATTATGACCTGGAACTGGAGCAGATGGATGTTAAAACTACTTTTTTACATGGCAGTCTTGATGACGATATTTTCATGGCATAACCAAAAGGGTTCATTAAGAGAGGATCAGAAGACAAGGTGTGTTTGCTGAAAAAGAGCTTGTATGGCCTCAAGCAATCCCCAAGGCAGTGGTATTTAAAGTTTGATGAGCTCATGATAAGCCATGCATATTGCAGAAGCCAATTTGACAGTTGTGTGTATTATAAATTCCTATCCAGTAGTTGTTAGCTTGTGATTCAAGCTTACTGTTGCTGTTGCACTGTAGTGAGAAGCATGAACAGAATAAAACTAAAGAGGAGATTTGTGAAGCCGAAGTTAGTTATATTCTGTTATGAGCTTGCTGAAGTGGCTGATGAGCTGGCGTTAATGGgattgtaaatatatatgctATTTCTGTTAGTGGATACACACGTGAGAAAAGCAAATATATATGTGCTATTTCTGAATCTCCAGAGAGAGACTTTACTACTGAATTATAGAGAGAAAAACTCTAACAAAAGGGGAAGTTTTAATCTGTATTGTAAAGTCATTGTAATTAGCCATTCTTGTTCAATAAAGCTTCTACCCTAGCTGGCATTTTTCAGCCATGGATGTAGGTTCCTTTGTGGAGCTAAACCATGTTAGTTTCTTTGTGTGCATTAGTAGTTCTTGGCTCCTATGTCTTTCTTGCTTCTCATTCTTTCTTGAATTCGTTGATTCTGAGTTCGTGAGTTAATAATTCTTGCTTGAATAGTTTGATATAGCTCAGTTAACACAACATGATGGCAGGTTGTTATGCATGAAAGAACAAATTTgcatatattttgattaaatttatctatttttatttataattaatgaataattttattggtttATTGCTTTAGGATCATAACTATTGAGGTTGTTCAAGAAATTTCTGTTATTTTCCATGAATGTATCTCAGGACCATGGATAAAATATTCTGAATATCCAACTGAAGcatttgataatttgtttaGAAATTTGAAGAACGCGGGATTTACTTATACATGTACTGAAGAAGAGCTTAAAGAAGTTGTCCATCAATTTGTAAAAACTCGCTACCTAGATTGTGTAGCTCCTACTATGTGGAGACAAATGGTTGATAAATGGATGGATGAGAACTGGAAGGTAATATGTAGAAATCCCAAAGTTTAacttctttctatttttttcctttttaattaaaatcaaagtatATTCTAATTGTCTATATGTTTATTGAATGATGATGTGTAGAAGAAAAGTGAGATAAATAAGGGCAATCGGTCTTTAAAACACACTGCTCATACAACTGGTTCCGTTCATATGGCTAAATGCAGGAAGGATATGGTAAAGCTTTTAAAAAGTAatcaacatttaaaataaccaaaaaaaagaactatccaatttagttttatttgtttatttcactTCAGTTAGATGAAAACTGGAGTTGAGCCTGATCCAATTGAATGCTTCAAAAAGTTTCATGTTAAAAGAAATGGTGATTGGGCTAGTGAGAAAGCGAAGGAACGACATGTACATACTTTTATTCATATGTGATTTTAGTTTTcgtctttttttaattttgtctaaTCACAAGTTCATTATTATCTGTACGTGTGCAGGAGAGCATGGAATATTTGAAAGCAAATGGCAGCAGTGATGGTGCTGAAGAGTCTAGTTTGGCCATTTATCGTAAAACAGTAGGAATGCCTAAGAAATGTCGAGTTGTGGGCTGGGTTGGaggtaataatataaatataatgaattggtttttttctttacttttaacCTTTGAACTTGAATAATTTACTTGTATAAATTAGATTCTTAATCTAGAATATTGtactattaattataaaatctgaTTGGCTTAGAGACTTTTTGTGTACTTTTTCTCGttaatctaaagaaaaaaaaataactttttaaatgaGGTGTAGGTATGAAACCAAGGGATGTCTATTGTTCCTTGGATGACAGGAGCAACAAggacattaattttataccaaggagagaattttaattacaagtGGAAAAATGGAAGAGGAATTAAGTGAGCttagaaaagtaaaagagcaaatgaaaacaatggaagagaaaataaaatttatcatgtCTCAATCAAGCTTCCAGCAAGTGTCTAACATGGTATGATTGATGCAAAATgctaaatgaaattattttgcttCTCTTTTAAGGATAAGTTTTATGAGAATTGTTGGACTGtgattgttttaatttgataataatttgAAGGATAGTTTCATATAGTTGATTAAAAGAATgatgattgaaaaattaaaaatgaggTAGGATTTTTTTGTTGCCAtgattgttattttataaagatacCATTTCTTTTGGGTAACTAAAAGGATTGTTGTGCTTGTGTGTTAACTTATTTATAATGTACCATTATATGATGCttgtgaaaatttattaagtttcaGGATGTTTTTTGCCTTCGGTGATTGGATTGTACATCTATTCGTTAGGTGGACTAAATAAGTTAGCGCTTGTTTGACTTTATatctactttaatttttttttttttttggttttaataTGTCAAGTGTTTGGACTAATTTCATTTAGTGTTATTGtccctttctttctttagttAATATTATAGCGTACTTATATAAAATAGGTTTTGAATAATAATGTAAGACACTAGAGTCGAGGATGAAGATgaggaaaaaattgaaagtgaTGAGGCAAATAGctagaatattttaaaaagtatgaaTGTACCACCTTGGCTGTTGACGTGTGAGAATCTAAAGATAAGGAATCATTTTGTATGAAGCCGAACCATCAATGAACTACACTTAGCTTTTGTTACATGTAttggattattattttaatttaatgaactaacgatattttataataaccgttttaattttattacacaTTGATTCTATAATTTTAGTACCGAATAATTgatataacaaaaaagaacaaataacgtaatattaattttttaattaattattgatttctgATGAAATATTGATTTCCAAGAAAATGTTAGTGGTCAATATTCAATATTTcagagagaaaattcattATCTCCGAGGGATTCATATATTTGGAATCTAGTAATTTCCAAAGGACTAATTTTTGTTCCAAGCGAACATATATCGtcaaaatttctattttcGATGGATCATAATTGTACCGACAAAAACAAACCATCGGAAGTTAACTATTATCGAGAATAAATAGCCCACCCTTTTCTCCTGTATTGAGGGAGGGAGTTCTCCCAAGCAAATTACTCTAGGCACAAAGATAGTAACAACTTTACCATCACACTCAAAGTTAGTCACATAAGAGcttttatatcattttcattttgagaGAGGAAGTAGAAAGCCACAAGTATTGTACCCCATTTTCATTCCAGAGGTATTCACATTGAACTCAAATCTtgtctttttaataaaataataggtAAACCACCCTTTTTGCTTGCTTTCTTTAGCTATAAGAGCATGCTCGTTTGTAGATTCAAATGTGTATCTTTGGTTACATATGCAGTATCTAATTTTATACTTTGTAGATATCTACTCGACATATGAGTCGTCTTTAGAGTTCAATACTGGTTCCCTACTAGTCCGCAAACTATTCCCTattgataaactttttttgGTTCCTATGAGTAACattataaacttttttatACTCGTTTTTTTAGTTCAGTACTGGAAGTGTTTTTCTTCCTCGTTTGAATACTTTTACCAAGGaacattattttctatatCGAGGGAAATATCCGTAGGAAATAGGATCTATTTTTGAAGGTTTATTGGTTGGACAGAATTAATGACGAGCGCTTTTACAACAGACTTTGACGAACAAAATCTCGATAATCACTATTACTGAGGGATTTAGAGAAATACCGAGGGAATGGGTCCCTCAgtaataatcaattttcttgCAGTGTCCACAATAAGCATCAAGACCTGATCATAAACTTGTATTGTCTCCTGAGTTTCCATCTCAAGTTGACTAGGTTAAACCATCTTGGACAACTACAAGGAAGTCAAACAAAGGTAAGGAGAGAAGTAATACAGTTCAGTCATCTCATATACTTGCCAACAAACTTATGTGAAGATAAGGGCTTCTCAGAGGATTGCACAATAAAAGCCGAAGAGACAACTTGTTCCTACTAAGTCTTTGAAGACTagttgaaagaaaagaaaaataaaatttgtagatTCTCAGTTTGTTAAGAGCAGGCCTaagctaataaaataaagggtAATTAGAAACTCTCAAATGTTAGTCCTTCAACAGAAAGAAAAGTGGATGATTTGCCTCATTCTTATGCTCAAGATGAGTTTTGTTTATGGTcttacaaagaaaatgatgGCAATGATAAAAAAGCAAGACATGGAATGCAATGATTTGTTtcatgataatgatgatggcATTGATAGAGATAATGGGATGTTAAAGAGTTATGAAAGTGGCAATGCTGATTTTGGTCCAATGCTATCATCAAATAATGAATATTCGTTCAGTACAATGTCTCGCGTATTGGGGGTGAAATATTGAGGATGGTACAGATCCAGTAGAGTTTAGGGTTGGATAGTTTTCAAAAGCATGAAGTCTTTTACATAGGCCCTCAATATTTTTTAGTGTGATCATACAACGAACAACGTGACTAACAATTAGAATGTATGGTTTGGAGATATGAGGAAGGCACTAATAATCACCTTGATAAAGCATATAAGGAAGACGATGAGGTAGACAATCATAGAATGAAAAATGGAGTGTTAGAGGTGCTAATTGAAGTTCCTTCTTACATTAATAAGAAGATGAACAAATTACTAAAGGCTGGAAGGTTCTGTCATGTTATACCAGCAGATGAGGTGTTGTTTAAAGTTAAGGATACCAATAGGTCCTATACGGTTAATAATTAGAAGTGAtatgtgtttaatttaaaGGATTATACATGTGACTGTGGGCTGTGACAAATTAGTGGTCTACCATGCAGTCATGTCATGCCTTTGTTGCTCATTTAATGGCTACTTATGAACCATATATTGCTCATTGCTTCACAAAAGAGGTATTCCTAAAATGTTATTTGGGCATCATTCATCCTTTGCTTGACAAATCTAAGTGGCCGCACATACAAACTAATGAAATTATGCCCCCAAATGTTTTTAGACCACGTGGTAAgcctaaaattattaaaaaaagggagCCTAGTGAAAAACCATCCTACAGGAGAAATTTCTCAGTttcatatacatacatactgCAGAGGCATAGAgcataatataataatctAACCAATGCAAGCAAGGACACTAGAATAATAATGGTAAAGCTTATTGTCCAATGTTCATCAATTTATGTCTTTTTTCCAATTACCAACATCTGCTTCAATATCCTCTAATGactttttatcttatttagaCGCATTGAAAGACTTTGGCAGCAGCTTCAAACTTTGGTGCATGGAAATGAATGCTTTTGCCTCAATGACAAGAATAGACACACCTACACAAGCAGGGGGTTCTGGTGCCTCAACAATTACAACACCCACACTGACACCAACACATATACAAGTATCTCTACTGTAGGAAGTGCTGATGCTGCACTAGGTAcgtttaaattttgtattccAAGGCATGATAtgttgtttaatatttaaaacatgaaGTTGATGATTATGTTTGCTTATTGATATAAGTTtgttttcttaatattttagcATAGATGGATTGTTATGATTTCGTAGTGTTCAAAACATGGTTGTGGTTAAGTAAAAgcttttttaagtttctaCAAAGCATGGTAAAGCTTATTGTGTTGTGGTTGTTGGTCAATATAAAAATTCCAGTAAGGGTTCAACAAATAGAGGACGAGATAGACAACTTTTGGAAGTTGCATTTGGAATGCCACCTACAATATGAGTTGCAATGATAGAAAAGAACACCTATTGCAAGAGGCACTTCACAATCTTCCCCTTCTATAAGAAAGACAAAGGGAGAGTTAAAGGGCAAATTGGTCTTTTATATTTGCTGTAAGTTTTTTGATATGCTATTGGGTTCAAATGTCTTTCTATAATGTAGTTAAATTTCCTATGGTGTGGTAAAAATGCTTATAGTAATATAGAAAGTTTTGTTGTTGAGTTTTATTGCAAAGTATGTTTGAAGTGAACCCATAGAGCAACATCATTCATTTTATTGCATATTCACCACAAAGAAATGATGCTAGTCATTTTGTGTaacttttgtatttaattcaCTATTACGGCAGTGAATATGATAGTTAGAGAGCAGCAAacttagtgtttttttttccggTATGTTGCAATGCATATTTGGACAATGATAGGAGCAGCAGCAGAAGGGTGAAGACAATGacctgaatttttttaaatattcattgCAACATGCATATATGTAGGAAGAATAACTCATGTGCTAACAAATATAATGAACTACCACTTACAGTTTTTGATGAAATGaaacattttaataacttatatACAGTATCTACTAATTTATCTCTATTATTTAAGTCTTGTCGTTgagctattttattttatgtccaAGATGATAAATAACTGCATTATAATGATGGTATACAGCAAACCTTTCATCTTGTCTAATTTTGAAACAAGCTTAGTGGCCATCACTATTAGcttcttattttcatgatGAAAGGTATGGttctcttcttcatcttccaaCTCACCCAACCCTCTTGCAATGACTTTGTACTCAAAACTAAATGGTTCCGCTACCTAAAATGGTCGCATCGATCCCGGCCTCTCACATTTGTAGTAAAGCCTTTCAGGATTTACAATAGATTCATAAACTTTGATATTTGCTCACCACAGCCAGTACATGATTTGTTTATGAACTTGATGACCTTAATTACCATTCACTTGCACTTTCTCTTCTTCGTTCTCATCAAAAAAGTTATTGGAGCTTCCCTTGGAAGATGGTATTCTCACTGGTTTGATGGAGCTTTCAAGTAATGGCTGGATTTCAATACTCTAGGGCGGTTAGTATATATACAAGGGTCTATAATATAAGTTAATGCTCggacaaaaattttgaatttgaacaaTTTTGAACTAGTAAACTAGTGGAAAACTTGTAACTTGCATAACATGCCACAACTACACATTGgtccaaaaattttgaaatttgatttctatAGCATTATTGTGATTTCCATATAATGGTGTGGCTTGTAATTTGTTTAACTAATGTATCTAACTCAGGGAAACTATCAATTCAATTAGGCCCATTAAGTCATTTTCacagttatttttttatttgcttcactgtttacatattaatatattaatagttaatttttttttcattttcaatgacTGAtcatcaacttttttttacgAGCATCACAATGCCGTTAGAAGAACATTTTATAAGAGTAGAGGTACTTTTGAACTTTCACAAGTTAATGGTTAAAGATAAGTTTTGGGGCGtaacttaatattttcaatagtAATGGGAATAATTTGAAGATTGTCACTTCAGGAGGGGGATGTTGGAATTTACCCATTTtctaaaagaacaaaaagcacattgtttaaatcattcataaattaattttgatttcttttttaaatttttttaaataatgatttgcTTTTTCCATATCAAGGCTTACTGATTTttacaatgaatttattaagatTTACTTAAATCAATTTACTTAGATCAAATATCTATTCTCATGTCTGATAAATTTACAATGAACTTATAATTTGTGAATATTCTAAATGTCAGCTTGGGAAACACAATAAAATGACATTAGTAGctactgattttttttcttcttttggttTCAGAATTATTATATCTCCTGAACTATCCTTAATGACAAGtacaaattattaatcttCAAATTTCAGTTTCATCCTATCATCTTtttaaggaaagaaaatgGCAATATATAAAGCCTTGCAAttaaccttttatttttatttttcctagcaaaagttaaaaagtATAACTAAAAATAGGATCCAACGACTTTGCCACGAGATAAGAAGAAATGGTCAATGAGCCATATCAAGCCTGTTGCAATTAACTAGAGATGGTCAATGGTCGGTTAACACAATGCTTAAAAAGTTGTTAACAAAAAACGGCTAATCTTATCTCCTCTAGTGTTGCTATGGAAGAACAAATGACAAAAGCCGAATAATTTTCATCCCCGTACTTGGCCCGATCTTTCCTCTATTGATTTACCACGGCACCAGTGATCACATTGACTACAGAGAGAACACATACAAAATGCAGAACCGatatatgaacaaaaaaaaaaaaaggctaagaaggaaaaaaaaaaaaaaaaagtcagaaCTTCAGCTTTGTTTATCACACAGAATGTTCTCAAGGAAGTAATTGCGTTTGTCAGCCATTATTTACATACGTATcagtattttatgtaattcAATGCATCAGCCTTTTTTGGGCCTAACCTCAATTCCTTGTATAATCAGGCCATTGCTACTGCCAAatctatcaaaatcaaataggGTACATAACAACGTCCCGTCATCTCCATTTTTATTGAAGAACTCACCCATCTCAATCTCCATCCATCCATCTTTTCTGTTATGAAACAACTGAGGTGTATTTCTAGAAGGATCTAAGAACCGTCTTTGCCTTTCCTTATCATTGATTCCTTCAATGTAGACCCCAGACATGAAATCTGTTCTTTGAAGTCCATGGATGGACTTGCCAAACTCGAACACAAGGTAAGCTGTATAGTTAGTTTTGTGAGACAAAATTCGTGTCTCTATCCTTGCGTTGACTTCGaagaaccaaaaatacaataaatagGCAAGCTCGGCCACCTCAGGAAACCTGCCAATGCATA from Citrus sinensis cultivar Valencia sweet orange chromosome 9, DVS_A1.0, whole genome shotgun sequence carries:
- the LOC112499558 gene encoding putative F-box protein PP2-B12, translated to MDITNALPVECISHIISLITPRDACRLAVVSPIFKSAADSDLVWEKFLPTASKLIISNSVTSSSLITSLSKKDLYFHLCRQPILINNGTMSFALEKETGKKCYMVGARGLCIELGSAPNFWEWTSLPESRFPEVAELAYLLYFWFFEVNARIETRILSHKTNYTAYLVFEFGKSIHGLQRTDFMSGVYIEGINDKERQRRFLDPSRNTPQLFHNRKDGWMEIEMGEFFNKNGDDGTLLCTLFDFDRFGSSNGLIIQGIEVRPKKG